The following proteins are co-located in the Pomacea canaliculata isolate SZHN2017 linkage group LG10, ASM307304v1, whole genome shotgun sequence genome:
- the LOC112573836 gene encoding 2-oxoglutarate-Fe(II) type oxidoreductase hxnY-like — MAASNIDLPVIDLKKAQDPAKRLDVARKLVHALETVGFLYIDNAKDLDSQKLMTNTRWFFSLPDEEKQQLSRRQWNPFSRNRYRGYFPLQEGEISYKEGFEIGQEIPPDDDTIHPFFNEPNVWPAGLEGSRAFHSDMVEYYYAATHCGAEILRLVSLGCDLGEEWFEDMFFPNSLSTLRLLHYPARYGDVPDEAVDDGTVLCCSEHSDSGFVTLLDTFAYKGLQIRLEGGQWLDVPCRPGSLVMNIGDMLSAMSGGRFKATCHRVVDTGVDRMSVPFFFEPNYDADISCIMPSGPVASSSTATTLQQFCGKKSKVAGGTQYGTWLIEKMRSFAEYRDILSEFKFGSSGSRA, encoded by the exons atggCGGCCAGTAACATTGACCTTCCAGTCATCGATCTCAAGAAAGCTCAGGATCCAGCGAAGCGACTGGATGTTGCCCGGAAACTAGTGCACGCTCTTGAAACGGTGGGTTTCTTGTATATAGACAATGCAAAGGACCTCGACTCACAGAAGCTCATGACAAACACCCGATGGTTCTTTTCGCTGCCAGacgaagaaaaacaacagcttTCCAGAAGGCAGTGGAACCCTTTCAGTCGAAACCGTTACAGAG GTTACTTCCCCCTGCAAGAAGGAGAAATTTCGTACAAAGAAGGTTTTGAAATAGGCCAGGAAATACCCCCTGATGACGACACGATCCATCCGTTCTTCAACGAACCCAACGTTTGGCCTGCAGGCTTGGAAGGGTCCCGTGCGTTTCACTCCGACATGGTCGAGTACTACTATGCCGCCACGCACTGCGGCGCGGAGATTCTGCGACTCGTGTCACTGGGCTGCGACCTCGGCGAGGAGTGGTTCGAGGACATGTTTTTCCCTAACAGTCTCTCCACCCTACGGCTGCTGCATTATCCGGCACGGTACGGCGACGTCCCGGACGAGGCTGTCGATGACGGAACGGTGCTGTGCTGCTCTGAACATTCTGATTCAG GGTTCGTCACTCTGCTGGACACGTTCGCGTACAAAGGTCTGCAGATCCGGCTGGAGGGGGGCCAGTGGCTGGACGTGCCGTGTCGCCCGGGCTCCCTCGTCATGAATATCGGCGACATGCTCTCCGCCATGTCGGGCGGGCGGTTCAAAGCTACTTGCCACAGAGTTGTCGACACGGGTGTCGATCGCATGTCTGTGCCCTTCTTCTTCGAACCCAACTACGACGCAGACATCAGTTGCATCATGCCCTCCGGCCCCGTGGCGTCGTCGTCGACGGCAACGACGTTGCAACAGTTCTGCGGCAAGAAATCCAAAGTTGCAGGTGGCACACAGTATGGCACCTGGCTGATTGAGAAGATGCGGAGCTTTGCCGAGTACCGGGACATCCTGAGCGAGTTTAAATTTGGCTCGTCGGGTTCCAGAGCCTGA